In one window of Corallococcus macrosporus DNA:
- a CDS encoding S8 family serine peptidase, with amino-acid sequence MRMRRWNVVLAALALSASACASASREPEAPAGQDVAAAEAEVARAVAEGSEDVVSGAIVVDFKDGTTKEQFDAWEREWGVDLEFNSLEGPRTGVTLAVGVDDVEDVLQRIRQSPAVESAEPLMQVRTSYTPNDPQYESQWNLRMIDMPKAWDGNRGKGVVVAVIDTGIAYEDHDDFKQVPDLKGVSFVKGYDFVNDDEHANDDHGHGTHVAGTIAQATNNGEGVAGVAFDATLMPLKVLNHFGSGTSADIADAIRFAADHDAKVINMSLGGGLYSQVMASAVDYARKKGVTVVAAAGNTGRGRVEFPAAYPGAVAVSAVGPSGTRAPYSSYGKELDIAAPGGDKRQGDSGGILQNTIDPRDPSRSIYAWYQGTSMAAPHVAAVAAMLYGAGATSPDEVEQALYAGAKVTENQAWSEEYGHGVLNASASLQAFQGGSPHWQPLAWAAALLALVLLTLRGRERPGYLNVFFRPAFLVPLVLSTVGFFFLRTWFAGAAGTAQDVVSVASLPIPDWQRIIFGRGAVNPLFYSALIPLVLSLVAIPWRGFRPAVGGLALGFAGFLAYAAWVGAPALAWMPFTFLAKPWLGFNTVVCLFIARAMLKREEA; translated from the coding sequence ATGCGGATGAGGCGATGGAACGTGGTTCTCGCGGCGCTGGCCCTGTCGGCCTCGGCGTGTGCTTCCGCGTCGCGGGAGCCGGAGGCTCCGGCCGGGCAGGACGTGGCGGCCGCGGAGGCCGAGGTGGCCCGGGCGGTGGCGGAGGGCTCGGAGGACGTGGTGTCCGGCGCCATCGTGGTGGATTTCAAGGACGGCACCACGAAGGAACAGTTCGACGCCTGGGAGCGGGAGTGGGGCGTGGACCTGGAGTTCAACTCCCTGGAGGGTCCGCGGACGGGCGTCACGCTGGCGGTGGGCGTGGACGACGTGGAGGACGTGCTCCAGCGCATCCGCCAGAGCCCGGCGGTGGAGTCCGCCGAGCCGCTGATGCAGGTGCGCACCAGCTACACGCCGAACGACCCCCAGTACGAGTCCCAGTGGAACCTCCGGATGATCGACATGCCGAAGGCCTGGGACGGCAACCGGGGCAAGGGCGTGGTGGTGGCGGTCATCGACACGGGCATCGCCTACGAGGACCACGACGACTTCAAGCAGGTGCCGGACCTGAAGGGCGTGTCGTTCGTGAAGGGCTATGACTTCGTCAACGACGACGAGCATGCCAACGACGACCACGGCCACGGCACGCACGTGGCGGGCACCATCGCGCAGGCCACCAACAACGGCGAGGGCGTGGCGGGCGTGGCGTTCGACGCGACGCTGATGCCCCTGAAGGTGCTGAACCACTTCGGCAGCGGCACCTCCGCGGACATCGCGGACGCCATCCGCTTCGCGGCGGACCACGACGCGAAGGTCATCAACATGTCGCTGGGCGGGGGCCTGTACTCGCAGGTCATGGCCAGCGCGGTGGACTACGCGCGCAAGAAGGGCGTCACCGTGGTGGCCGCGGCGGGCAACACCGGGCGCGGCCGGGTGGAGTTCCCGGCGGCGTACCCGGGCGCGGTGGCGGTGAGCGCGGTGGGCCCGTCCGGCACGCGCGCGCCGTACTCGTCCTACGGCAAGGAGCTGGACATCGCGGCGCCTGGTGGTGACAAGCGCCAGGGCGACTCCGGCGGCATCCTGCAGAACACCATCGACCCGCGCGACCCGTCGCGCTCCATCTACGCCTGGTACCAGGGCACCAGCATGGCCGCCCCGCACGTGGCCGCTGTCGCCGCCATGCTCTACGGCGCGGGCGCCACCTCGCCGGACGAGGTGGAGCAGGCGCTCTACGCCGGCGCGAAGGTGACGGAGAACCAGGCCTGGTCGGAGGAGTACGGCCACGGCGTCCTCAACGCCAGCGCGTCGCTGCAGGCCTTCCAGGGCGGCTCACCCCACTGGCAGCCGCTGGCCTGGGCCGCGGCGCTGCTCGCGCTGGTGCTGCTCACGCTGCGCGGCCGCGAGCGTCCGGGCTACCTCAACGTGTTCTTCCGCCCGGCGTTCCTCGTGCCGCTGGTCCTCTCCACGGTGGGCTTCTTCTTCCTGCGCACCTGGTTCGCGGGCGCGGCGGGCACGGCCCAGGACGTGGTGAGCGTGGCGTCGCTGCCCATCCCGGACTGGCAGCGCATCATCTTCGGCCGCGGCGCGGTGAACCCGCTGTTCTACAGCGCGCTCATCCCCCTGGTGCTGTCGCTGGTGGCCATCCCGTGGCGGGGCTTCCGTCCGGCGGTGGGCGGCCTGGCGCTGGGCTTCGCGGGCTTCCTGGCCTACGCGGCGTGGGTCGGCGCTCCGGCGCTGGCGTGGATGCCCTTCACCTTCCTGGCGAAGCCGTGGCTGGGCTTCAACACGGTGGTGTGCCTCTTCATCGCTCGCGCGATGCTCAAGCGGGAGGAGGCATGA
- a CDS encoding class I SAM-dependent rRNA methyltransferase, with protein MNVVKLELARGLGRHLRAGHPWVFRKALEHTPRIPAGSVVDLTENGKFVARGYYDPHSAIAVRVLTRDSRETVDSRFITQRVQRALAARTALIDLKDTDSYRLIHGEGDGLPGVVVDLYAGWAVMKLYSAGLTPYRPLIVEALKAGVPGLKGILGRDEVGRDDVEEDDGRGSGKMLWGEEAPELIPIRERGAIFLVDAWKGQKTGFFLDQRENRYLIRRLGQGRDVLNCFSFSGGFSVNAALGGANSVFSVDQDPEAIALARENFTRNGLPAAKHDFLAADVFALIQSFKEEGRTFDLIILDPPAFAKSQRAVEAAVDGYASLNRQALALLRPGGLLATASCSARVTGDMFMGAVREAGFKAGVDLALVEERYQPPDHPVRLQFPEGKYLKFYVMQSV; from the coding sequence GTGAATGTCGTGAAGCTGGAGCTGGCCCGGGGCCTGGGACGTCACCTGCGCGCGGGGCACCCGTGGGTGTTCCGCAAGGCCCTGGAGCACACGCCGCGCATCCCGGCCGGCAGCGTGGTGGACCTGACGGAGAACGGGAAGTTCGTCGCGCGCGGGTACTACGATCCGCACTCGGCCATCGCGGTGCGCGTGCTGACCCGTGACTCGCGCGAGACGGTGGACTCGCGCTTCATCACCCAGCGCGTGCAGCGCGCCCTGGCCGCGCGCACGGCGCTCATCGACCTGAAGGACACGGACAGCTACCGCCTCATCCACGGCGAGGGCGACGGTCTGCCCGGCGTGGTGGTGGACCTGTACGCGGGCTGGGCGGTGATGAAGCTGTACTCCGCGGGCCTCACCCCGTACCGCCCCCTCATCGTGGAGGCGCTGAAGGCGGGCGTCCCGGGCCTGAAGGGCATCCTCGGCCGCGATGAGGTCGGGCGCGACGACGTGGAGGAGGACGACGGGCGCGGCAGCGGGAAGATGCTGTGGGGCGAGGAGGCCCCGGAGCTCATCCCCATCCGCGAGCGCGGCGCCATCTTCCTGGTGGACGCGTGGAAGGGGCAGAAGACGGGGTTCTTCCTGGATCAGCGGGAGAACCGCTACCTCATCCGCCGGCTGGGGCAGGGCAGGGACGTGCTCAACTGCTTCAGCTTCAGTGGGGGCTTCTCCGTGAACGCGGCGCTGGGCGGCGCCAACAGCGTCTTCTCCGTGGATCAGGACCCGGAGGCCATCGCGCTGGCGCGGGAGAACTTCACGCGCAACGGGCTGCCAGCGGCGAAGCACGACTTCCTGGCCGCGGACGTGTTCGCGCTCATCCAGTCGTTCAAGGAAGAGGGCCGCACGTTCGACCTCATCATCCTGGACCCGCCCGCCTTCGCGAAGAGCCAGCGCGCGGTGGAGGCGGCCGTGGACGGCTACGCGTCGCTCAACCGGCAGGCCCTGGCGCTGCTGCGCCCCGGCGGTCTGCTGGCCACGGCGTCGTGCTCCGCGCGCGTGACGGGCGACATGTTCATGGGCGCCGTGCGCGAGGCGGGCTTCAAGGCCGGCGTGGACCTGGCGCTCGTGGAGGAGCGCTACCAGCCGCCGGATCATCCCGTGCGCCTCCAGTTCCCGGAAGGGAAGTACCTCAAGTTCTACGTGATGCAGTCGGTGTAG
- a CDS encoding HAD-IIB family hydrolase, with amino-acid sequence MTAARTKVVEPRPLRQADLSGVQGVFTDVDGTLTTGHKLRSQTVRALEQLSASGLRVVLVSGRPAGWGEAWARQLPVDGVVVENGGLFFLKDAKGKLRKVYLEPPAQRVANRQRLEQEVERVLAQVPGARLSVDSRYTEVDLAVDYNEEARLGDEGASRIESLLRARGVTAVRSSVHVNCWLGRFDKLSASRRFAKVAWGEKLEPADGRYVYAGDSFNDAPMFQAFKLGVGVANVRAVLDRIDAPPAFITRAPEGRGFEELARALLARRRTVRSRSRGVST; translated from the coding sequence GTGACGGCTGCCAGAACGAAGGTCGTGGAGCCGCGTCCCCTGCGGCAGGCGGACCTGTCTGGTGTGCAGGGCGTCTTCACCGACGTGGACGGCACACTGACGACGGGCCACAAGCTGCGCAGCCAGACGGTGCGGGCCCTGGAGCAGCTGTCCGCGTCCGGCCTGCGCGTGGTGCTGGTGAGCGGCCGTCCGGCGGGGTGGGGCGAGGCGTGGGCCCGGCAGCTCCCCGTGGATGGCGTCGTCGTGGAGAACGGCGGGCTGTTCTTCCTCAAGGATGCGAAGGGGAAGCTGCGCAAGGTGTACCTGGAGCCGCCCGCCCAGCGCGTGGCGAACCGCCAGCGCCTGGAGCAGGAGGTCGAGCGCGTGCTCGCCCAGGTGCCCGGCGCGCGACTGTCCGTGGACAGCCGCTACACGGAAGTGGACCTCGCCGTGGATTACAACGAGGAGGCCCGGCTGGGCGACGAAGGGGCCTCCCGCATCGAGTCGCTGCTGCGGGCGCGGGGCGTGACGGCGGTGCGCTCGTCGGTCCACGTCAACTGCTGGCTGGGCCGCTTCGACAAGCTCTCCGCGTCGCGCCGCTTCGCGAAGGTGGCGTGGGGAGAGAAGCTGGAGCCCGCGGACGGCCGGTACGTCTACGCGGGGGATTCTTTCAACGACGCTCCGATGTTCCAGGCGTTCAAGCTGGGCGTGGGCGTGGCCAACGTGCGCGCGGTGCTGGACCGCATCGACGCGCCGCCGGCCTTCATCACCCGGGCGCCCGAGGGGCGGGGCTTCGAGGAGCTGGCGCGTGCCCTCCTCGCCCGCCGCCGGACAGTCCGCAGTCGCAGTCGAGGAGTTTCAACGTGA
- a CDS encoding DUF5818 domain-containing protein encodes MKLSGTVQYQDLEGGVWVLKADDGRTYQLAGGDRKIKKDGQRISAEGSIQRDTLTAAMVGPVFHVTSYKAD; translated from the coding sequence ATGAAGCTCTCCGGCACGGTGCAGTACCAGGACCTGGAGGGCGGCGTGTGGGTCCTGAAGGCCGACGACGGCCGCACGTACCAGCTCGCGGGCGGGGACCGGAAGATCAAGAAGGACGGTCAGCGCATCTCCGCCGAGGGCAGCATCCAGCGCGACACCCTCACCGCCGCCATGGTGGGGCCCGTGTTCCACGTCACCTCGTACAAGGCGGACTGA
- a CDS encoding PLP-dependent aminotransferase family protein, with amino-acid sequence MGRGLLSSTSAMLTPDLLHASLADPLLDVMNFLNEIAIRFPQAISFAPGRPNEKFYDSRQIATYLDVYQRYLREERGFSEAKVTSLLFQYGRTNGHIGELLARMLEKDEGIRVAPESIVVTVGCQEGMFLSLRALFSQPEDVLLVGMPCYIGITGAARLLDIAVAPVPEREDGLDLDALEARILELRAEGKKPRALYLVADFANPSGRSLPEASRQRLLDIAAREQFLILEDNPYGFFSREGSRKPTLKSMDTRQQVIYLGSFSKSAFPGLRLGYAVVDQRVAGPDGKTHLLADAFSKIKSLLTVNTSSLCQAIVGGMLVLNGGGLLEANQEAIRFYKNNMDATLQALARYFPRSEAWARDVTWNVPDGGFFLVMKLPIEVDEALLEESARDFQVLWTPMRYFYLGEGGEHELRLSCSYLTPEQIDVGISRLARHLQKAVTERQAARRALVG; translated from the coding sequence ATGGGCCGTGGCCTCCTATCGTCCACGTCCGCCATGCTCACCCCCGACCTTCTGCACGCCTCGCTGGCCGATCCGCTTCTGGACGTGATGAACTTCCTGAACGAGATCGCGATCCGCTTCCCGCAAGCGATCTCCTTCGCGCCCGGCCGGCCGAACGAGAAGTTCTACGACTCGCGGCAGATCGCCACGTACCTGGACGTCTACCAGCGCTACCTGCGCGAGGAGCGGGGCTTCAGCGAGGCGAAGGTCACCAGCCTCCTGTTCCAGTACGGCCGGACCAACGGCCACATCGGTGAGCTGCTCGCGCGGATGCTGGAGAAGGACGAGGGCATCCGCGTGGCGCCGGAGTCCATCGTCGTCACCGTCGGCTGCCAGGAGGGCATGTTCCTCTCCCTGCGCGCGCTGTTCTCCCAGCCGGAGGACGTGCTGCTGGTGGGCATGCCCTGCTACATCGGCATCACCGGCGCGGCGCGGCTGCTGGACATCGCGGTCGCCCCGGTGCCCGAGCGCGAGGACGGGCTGGACCTGGACGCGCTCGAGGCACGCATCCTGGAGCTGCGCGCGGAAGGAAAGAAGCCGCGCGCGCTCTACCTCGTCGCGGACTTCGCCAACCCGTCCGGACGCAGCCTCCCGGAGGCCTCACGGCAGCGGCTGCTGGACATCGCCGCGCGCGAGCAGTTCCTCATCCTGGAGGACAACCCCTACGGCTTCTTCTCGCGCGAGGGCTCGCGCAAGCCCACCCTCAAGTCGATGGATACGCGCCAGCAGGTCATCTACCTGGGCTCGTTCTCCAAGTCCGCGTTCCCCGGCTTGCGCCTGGGCTACGCGGTGGTGGATCAGCGCGTCGCCGGGCCGGACGGCAAGACGCACCTGCTCGCGGACGCGTTCTCCAAGATCAAGAGCCTGCTGACCGTGAACACGTCGTCGCTGTGCCAGGCCATCGTGGGCGGCATGCTGGTGCTGAACGGCGGCGGGCTCCTGGAGGCGAACCAGGAGGCCATCCGCTTCTACAAGAACAACATGGACGCGACGCTCCAGGCGCTGGCGCGCTACTTCCCCCGGAGCGAGGCCTGGGCGCGCGACGTGACGTGGAACGTGCCGGACGGGGGCTTCTTCCTCGTCATGAAGCTGCCCATTGAAGTGGACGAGGCGCTGCTGGAGGAGTCCGCGCGCGACTTCCAGGTGCTCTGGACGCCCATGCGCTACTTCTACCTGGGCGAAGGCGGCGAGCACGAGCTGCGGCTGTCGTGCAGCTACCTCACGCCCGAGCAGATCGACGTGGGCATCTCCCGCCTGGCCCGGCACCTCCAGAAGGCCGTGACGGAGCGGCAGGCCGCGCGGCGCGCCCTCGTGGGGTGA
- the corA gene encoding magnesium/cobalt transporter CorA — MIQVCLWEDGRAVSGGEELLDRPGPKWIDVLEPDAEVMGRLAERFQLHRLAVEDCLHLDQRPKLEEYPHHQFIVMQGFSCGPDVTELTLHEQHFFLAQDWLISVHALKLPGHEAVRRRVKDDPAGTLGRGVDVILYLLADSLVDAQFPIMDDFGDRLDELEDAIFAQPDPEHLQRIFQLKRALVTLRRVLSPQRDVVGMLSRRGIPQIQEKTTLYFRDVYDHLVRLYEQIDASRDVVGNVMDGYLSMVAQRTNDISKQLTIFATLFLPLSFIVGFFGQNFEQLTGTGWYAAMWVTMVGFPVGLVVWFKYKKWI; from the coding sequence ATGATCCAGGTCTGTCTGTGGGAGGACGGCAGGGCTGTTTCGGGGGGTGAGGAGCTGCTCGACCGGCCGGGGCCCAAGTGGATCGACGTCCTGGAGCCGGACGCGGAGGTGATGGGCCGGCTGGCCGAGCGCTTCCAGTTGCACCGCCTGGCCGTGGAGGACTGCCTGCACCTGGACCAGCGCCCCAAGCTGGAGGAGTACCCGCACCACCAGTTCATCGTGATGCAGGGCTTCAGCTGCGGCCCGGACGTCACGGAGCTCACGCTGCACGAGCAGCACTTCTTCCTCGCGCAGGACTGGCTCATCAGCGTGCACGCGCTGAAGCTGCCTGGCCATGAGGCCGTCCGGCGGCGCGTGAAGGACGACCCCGCGGGCACGCTGGGCCGCGGCGTGGACGTCATCCTCTACCTGCTCGCGGACTCGCTCGTGGACGCGCAGTTCCCCATCATGGACGACTTCGGCGACCGGCTGGATGAGCTGGAGGACGCCATCTTCGCCCAGCCGGATCCGGAGCACCTCCAGCGCATCTTCCAGCTCAAGCGCGCGCTGGTGACGCTGCGCCGCGTGCTGTCCCCGCAGCGGGACGTGGTGGGCATGCTGTCGCGCCGGGGCATCCCGCAGATCCAAGAGAAGACCACGCTGTACTTCCGCGACGTCTATGACCACTTGGTGCGGCTCTACGAGCAGATCGACGCCAGCCGCGACGTGGTGGGCAACGTGATGGACGGCTACCTGTCCATGGTGGCCCAGCGCACCAACGACATCAGCAAGCAGCTCACCATCTTCGCCACCCTGTTCCTGCCCCTGTCCTTCATCGTGGGGTTCTTCGGGCAGAACTTCGAACAGTTGACGGGAACGGGCTGGTACGCCGCCATGTGGGTGACCATGGTGGGCTTCCCCGTGGGGCTGGTCGTCTGGTTCAAGTACAAGAAGTGGATCTGA
- a CDS encoding serine aminopeptidase domain-containing protein, with the protein MVQKGQFLERSTLIPVGSDGAVMEGTVHRGQKSPPLLILPPRPEEGGGMDHVVAAEVAFAVARAGFPTLRFNHRGVGASQGVRGTGGALVEDAEAAMRVALENAGTSALAVASLHGGARVALALQERHPAVGGLCLVAPDVDPLSLVRLSCPLLVIVGAEDTRVSRAALAAAVAEAGGDLEVIDDAGATFHRNLPQVGRAAAAWLQRLAGG; encoded by the coding sequence ATGGTCCAGAAAGGTCAGTTCCTGGAGCGCTCCACGCTCATCCCCGTGGGGTCGGACGGCGCGGTGATGGAGGGCACGGTGCACCGGGGCCAGAAGTCCCCGCCGCTGCTCATCCTCCCGCCCCGGCCGGAGGAGGGGGGCGGGATGGATCACGTGGTGGCGGCGGAAGTGGCCTTCGCGGTGGCGCGGGCGGGCTTTCCCACCCTGCGCTTCAACCACCGGGGCGTGGGGGCCAGCCAGGGCGTCCGGGGCACCGGCGGGGCGCTGGTGGAGGACGCGGAGGCCGCGATGCGGGTGGCGCTGGAGAACGCGGGCACGTCCGCGCTCGCGGTGGCGTCGCTGCACGGCGGGGCCCGGGTGGCGCTGGCGCTCCAGGAGCGGCACCCGGCGGTGGGCGGACTGTGTCTGGTGGCGCCGGATGTGGACCCCCTGTCACTCGTGCGACTGTCGTGTCCGCTGCTGGTGATTGTCGGGGCGGAGGACACCCGGGTGTCCCGGGCGGCGCTGGCCGCCGCTGTCGCCGAGGCCGGGGGCGATTTAGAGGTCATCGACGATGCCGGGGCGACCTTCCATCGCAACCTTCCCCAGGTGGGGCGGGCGGCGGCGGCGTGGCTCCAGCGCCTGGCGGGCGGGTAG